In Silene latifolia isolate original U9 population unplaced genomic scaffold, ASM4854445v1 scaffold_290, whole genome shotgun sequence, the genomic stretch CTGCTGGAACCAACTGTCAGGGGAGGAGGTGAATGTGTAGTGGGGGAGGATGAGGTTGAACAATAAGACATAGGTTGAGCAGGTTGAGAAATCAAGGGATCAACAGTATAGATTGCCATATCAAACATGGTAAACATTAGCCTAGCTGTTTTGGGGGGGCCTGTAGCCGCCCCACATGAATTACTGTTAGCTGAGACGATTTGAGTGTAACATCTAGTTAGGTCAGGTGTGCCGGGAAAAGTGAAGCCATAATTACCCAACATATTTGTTGTGCATTCTTCCACCATTATCATTTGGCCATCACTCCCTGGACACACCATGGCGACCTTCATCCCTGCATGAATGAATATCAGATTTGTTAGCAACCAACCAACCTTGGGAAATGCCAAATGAGATTTATAGAGATGATTGATACCTGAGAGAGGGTAATCAAATACGGAGAGTTGACCATCTTTGCACTGGTCACAGAAAACAGTGCCACTCAGCATTGTCCCTCCTGTAACTCCATGAATGGTGACAGCAACAAACAAAAAAGAGACGACGAATGAGTATAACTTATGCATTTTGACAATAACACACATGGAAGTTGAAGTGAAGATAATATAGCATTATAAGCTACTTTTTAtacatgaatgaatgaatgaagtgGCAAGCAATAAGTAGTTGCTAGGTAGTAAGTAGTTAGTACGGAAAAGTGCAACAATCAACTGTTTCTATTTATTAAAAACCTTTGAAAATTTTCAAGCAACAATATTACTCCTTTCACATTTCATAACACAGACTGCACTTGAGCTTTAAGTTTCTTTCTCATCAATGAACCAAATAATAATACTTGCCCATGAACACCAGAATTTATTGAGTATGCTTTCTGCTTTCAACGATTCACATTAACTTCAGGATGATGGACCATTCATAAATAAGGCAAAGAAAAGCAGCCATAACAATAATTATATGAAAATTCTAGACAGTATTAGGTTACAGCTAGGGATTGTTGGAAGCATTGATGATGATCATGCAACCATAGTAAGTAGATCTCATGTGAATTCAACAACTATAATACAGTAAGATTTAACATCACACTCCTTTTCCCCTTGACCTCTCCTTTAATGTTCATCTTTATACCCTGTAACATTCAAATTACATTTCTCAAACCAAAGTACGCTGGGCATATTAAAACATACTCCATCCATCCCAAAACAACAAATGATTGGACGGAGGGAATACCCATAACTATAGTGCGAATGAAACTTTAAACAAAGAGTGAAAGCTGTAAAATAAGTGTGAATGAAACTAGAGAGAATGAAATGATAAATTgtatccttccttttcttttcatCAATGGCAAATGGCAAATGGCAAATGGCAAATGGCAAATGGCAATCACATATTGGtttgaaaataaaggaaaaacacACGACGCACAGAAATTAATTCAAGGAAAAACACAATCAAATCAAATAAGTGTGTTCATAAGTTAGGACTTAGGACAAGGACAAGAGTGAGTGGAGTTGGTGTCAactacaaaaataaaaatagagaAATTTAACACTACAGCCAGCCTTTCTGGGCCTAAACAATGTACCCATTCTAATAGTCCCACTAACAAAAATGAAACTCATCACAACACAACTACTGCCATATAGAAGATCTTCAACTGTGTTTTGTGTCTCGGTGGTATTCATCGTCTTCAATTGTCTTCAGAGGCCTTCTCAATGCTCCCACTTATCTCATCACCCTTCTCTCCTGTCTCCGCGCTATAATCAACAAACACAAAGGGAAACCTAATCAGAATAGCTCGTTACAAGAACCCGCTCAGAATGAACAGACACGAGTTAATTAAGCAAACTACTAAATATGCAATGTGGGGGTGCAATTATGTCGGCAAATATCATATATTATGCAGGTTTAACTATAAACAAAAAACATGTACTGAATAGGGAATTTAGATCCGCTGTTGTGTGTATCCAACAATATCAATTAGTCTGGCAATTACTCTATTCAAAGAGTTTTACCAGCTTGAGTAAACcattttaactataaatataatcCTATAAGTTCATGAATAATGATAGTAGTATCACAAGTGACCCAAGACTGTCTGTCTCATATGATAATTTGCGTCTCAATGTGCAACCAACAGCAGGTGATTTATCATATAAATCACCCCAACCCTAAAGTACAATAAAATGAAGGCTAAATTGTCACATATTCCATTTAAGTACCTATTTTTTTTATATCCTTACTGCCTGAGAAAATAACTTTGCAACTTGCTACCGAATTAgtgcttttttttttctatacCGATTGCTACAATGTTTTCCACTTCTCTGGCCACTTCTTTATTTCCCATTAAAAATATTGTTTTCCCTTCTTCCCCAGAATATCCCCAGAATCATTAAACCCACCCTTCATTCATTCacttttaatttccatttttctTGTCCTCCATCTCATTCACTCCTCACTTGCTTCCTCCATCTATCTTCTATCTCCTCCTCTCCCTCAACACACAAAAAacactttttttttaaagaaaccAATTATTTATCCTTCTAAATTAAAATCCTGAAAAATACTAAAAAAAAGTCGAAAAAATCACATTAATTCGATAGAATCCAGTAAGatcttcatcatcttcctccCACTTATCTCTCCTTCATCTTCCATTATTCTAACTATGTTTACAGTTTTTAAGGGAATGATCCCTGGGGCTCTTCTTCAATTTTGAGTGGGGATGATTGGGGTTCTTAAGTTTGTAAGGTGAATAGTGTGAATACAAATGAAAGTTTTAGACAAAGAAGTGGAGTCGTCTTCAGTTGTGAGAGTGAAAATATCCAAGTCTTTGAAGCTAAGAGGTGAGATGCACTTGTTACACATAACAATGAAGGATGACTCCTCCATCGATGAATGTTGGGCAGGGGTTTGTTAGGTAAAAATGAACAAGGGAGTTTAGCTCTTCTTTGGTTTTGAGAGGGGAAAGTTGGAGTCGTTGGAGAAAAGATGAGAATGTGGGTTCTACTTCAATCTTGAGAGGGGAAAGTTTGAGTCTTTAGAGAAAAGATGAGAATGTGGGTTCTACTTCAATTTGAGAGGGGAAAGATCGGGTCTTTGGAGATAAGTTGAGGTAAGTGGTGAAATAGCGATTGTGAAGAGTTTTGAAACGGTTGTTACACACAAGAATTCAGGATGACTGTAATAATTGGTTGTCTTTATATTTAAATAAGGATGAATTTTACAAAGATTGAAATTATAATTAGATAGGGTTTATGAAAGAGGATGAAGGTGAAAGATGAACATTTAAACAGAAAAAAAATACGTGTCAATTGGTCATTTTACGGTGAAAATTAAGGGCAAGTGGCCACTTCGCATATTTTTTTTTGGCTGGAAACTTAAAGAGGTAGCAACTAGTATAAAAAAATCACTCAACTTTGAATTAATAACCTTACATAGGTAATAACTTGTAAGGAAAAACTACACTTAAAAAAGGTAGTACATAACCAGTTTAGACTTAAAAAAGGCATATATAAATGGCTACCTGAGAGCAGTGAAACTGTCTAGGGGTTGGGAGTCTAGCTAACTCTATTCCACAGGACCCTAATCCTTCCCAAGGATCCAACCTTCCCCAACAAACAGCTAGGTATGACACTATGACCATTGGCCGCAATGTCACATAAAAAGTAACTGTAAGTAAACCGCCTTCAAAGTTGAAACAATTTTTGTACTCCTCTCTCTTTCCCCTATGAAACCCATATGTAAAAGGAAATTCCTACTTTGGCTAGAGCGCACTAACACCAAAGAGAGTCCTAAAACACATAATGTTTCagaatcaaagaaaatcaaaatcccagcTAGTGCATATAATGATTAATCAGATCGCTTTCTTCACTAACAAAGCATCCGCAAATCAATTAAACAAAATCCAGACTCTAACTAAGAGGTTGTCTGGCTCAGTAAATTCAAGGATTAATTGAGAAGGACTGACCAGACCTAACTCCTAAGTCATGCCTTTAAATCTAATAACCAACCTAAAAGGAGAACATGATTTTCATCTTATAGCGACCGACAGGCCACGGGCCACAACTAGAACATATATATAAAATCAGTCATAGCTATGCATGATAAAAGAGTATATAAAACATTTATAACCAAGTCCATCTGATTGAATGTATAGAACAATATAACTAGAGACAAAATAACAAGTGATGTGTATGCACCAAATAAGCAGTTTAAATTTTTTTCAGGTCAATCATAACTAAGTTCATAGCAGTAAAAGGTTTACAAAACACCCTATTTACTTGACATCTTATCATCACATTCATCATCGTCAACATCATAAGATTCACAACAATTGTTCTCCAGCAATTAACTAGTTTCCTAAGAGAATTTGATTGAATCTAAGTGTAGTAAATATATCTTAAAGGTTGAATATTGGGTAATTCTGTAGAATGAGGGTTTGATCAGAATGGATTCAAGTTGTCATTTGATAACGATATAGGAGACGGTGATCATTAAAGAATACTAGATAGAATGGATATTCTATTCTATGTAATAGTGATTATGATATTCAATTGATGTGTTGAGTTAGGGAAAGTTTGGTTCTTAGATTAGAAGGAAGACTCGGGTGTTTTTTAGACAATGAACACTACTAAATTCAATGCACTCTGGACGACTACTGAGTAAAGTAATGAAGCTAAAAGAAGAGATGATAACACTCCAATTGGTATCTACATGTGACACAAACACCATACTATGATAACAAAATAACAATCACATTGGAAAATGTTGAAACCAAGACAGTCACACAACATTGGAAAAAAGACCCAACATATGCCGCCCATACTCCATAGGTAAgagtattaattaattaagttgatgaTAATCATAGCAAATCAAACCTAGGAAGGGGAGTAGTAGAAGGAGCAGCAGCATTGGAGATGGAGTCGGGCTTCCTCCAAGCCCTAACACTAGTCCTATCATCAGCAGAAGCATCAGGCCTATTAGCAGCAAGCCCAAACCCTCTTCTCCTACCAATACTATCAAAACTACTACTATCCTTCATCTTCACTGCCTCCAATTTCTCCTCAATCTCCTTCCAATCTTGTCCCTTGTCCTTTAACACCTCTTCCCTAGGCCTCGCTGCCCCGAACGGATTCCCCTTTGGCTTTCCCCCTTCCACAACCTCCACTCCACTTACTTTATTATCAGCTACAACAGGTAATGTCCTAGGCTGTAAATTCAACCTCGGACGTCCACCACCACCACTTGCACTTGCACTTGCACTTGCAATATCCTTATTCTTGACCCAATTATCCACATCAGCACCGGGTCCAGTAGCCTCGAATCCAACCTTCCTATCTCTCCTAGTGGCACCCCAGGTGTCGACCTCAGCACCAGGTCCAGTGGGTCTCTTGGTGGTGGCCCAGTTATCCACGTCATCAGCCCTGCTGGAACCAAAAAACCCCATCTTCTCCCTCCTCTCGCCTCTCTCAGCCCCAAATTTCTTACCTTTGGACCAATCATCAACCTCATCAGCCCGAGAGAAACCCGAATCTCTATCGGAGGCAGCAGAGCCGAAAGAAGGCAACTTTTTAGACTTGGACCAATCATCAGCGTCGTCAGCTCTAGAGGAGCCCATATCCCCCCTATCCTCACGGGAAACCCTAGGTCTGTCCCTGTCACCCCGTTCGGCGCCACCATAATTGCGGAATCCGCCTCGGCGAGACTCGGCAATTTCCTCAGCGGTGCGCTCTCGGGGGCCGGTAGGGAGGACGATGTCGGCGGAGGCGGAAGCAGAAGGGGGTTTGTAGTTGGAGAACTCGGCTAAAGAGAGAGTTTGTTTGGATTTCTTCTTAGGTTTGGTGGTAGTGACGGCGGCGGATAAGGAAGGGAAGTCGGCGGCAGGTGGAGAAGGGAGTTTGGCGGCGGCGGAGAGATCTAACTGATGTTGGGAGTTGAGTTCGTCTTCGTGTTGTTCGGAATCAAGGGCCCATGCACCGGGCTTGGACCAAACTGAGGAAACTGTTGCAGCCATGCTTCCTTGTTTGCTTTCTTCTTCTTCGCTGTCTGTGTGTGTAAGTTAGATTTGTGTGTGGGTGTGTTTTTTGTTACAACAAAAGGGGGAGAATCAATCGTGTGGTATCATATGTATGAAGACACAAGTTGAGAAAGGGGTAATTACGAAAGTTGCGTAAGGATCCAGCTAACTTACCGTAATGGGTTTCTTATTATGGCCCAATACACATACACACTCACCACAATTATTAATATTGGGCTCTTACTTCATCACTTTTCCCCAATTTCAAATTCTACTTCTTTGCCCACAATTATTATAGGTTAAAATGTCCTTTGGTTTATGAGGAATATTATAACTTTTTATACACTACTTTTATAGAATCAAATCAACACCCTTATTTTATCAAATTTAGAATCATATTTTTTATTGGATGCTgacgcagtacacattttactcattacagtacacTTATAACTATTTTGTCCCTTCCATTTCCCCCCTTTATATTCTCCTCTTGTACTGCATaaggaaaaaaaaatcataaatcacaaatttatcTCATAATCATAGCATATCAATTGAGTGTTGTTGATTATGAATTTCAACCGTTAATCCGTCATACATCATCTTACTCTTTGCACTTGATTTAGAGGAAATTTCATAGGGGACACCGACACCGACACCTTGTTAGTTTCTGGAGTACTGGAGTCTTATCCACTATACGCATTCCCTTGGCCACCGCACCCTCTCTCACGACCACTCCCTTTCCGTCGTACTTTACCAAGAGCGCCGGCGGTCGGACACTTATATGCCGTCATTGGCTCCGCCATACCCCACTCATACCACTACCCAACCGCTTATATTTAACATTTAAAACCCTAAACCTTAAGTAACGAATCAAATACATGTTACACATGCAATTGATTAATTTGAGAGGTTATAAGGTTATGAATTGAAAGATTTAGGTTTAGAGATTTCTTAATTAGGGGTATGATAATGGAAAAATTTGCGTAAAAGTACTAAACTGAGTAAAatgcgtactgcgaaaataaattacgtttttATTTAACTTTTATGGTTAACACGCTTAAATTACTCTTATGAGTGACCGTCTCTCACTAATTTAGTGGATacataatagggaaaaaagaaaTCAAGTGGGTCCATCACTCCATTATGTGAGaagtctctcaataacgctattatTTCTGGAATTTTTGTGATAACCAATATATAGGGACATGTACAGGAGTAAACTTTTAAAACTCTAATTCGGTCATTTCTTAATTTAACTATTAAAAAAAGCTAGTGTACATAGTTTTTACTGATTTTGTTTTATAAGATCCCATGATAATGAATACTCGTATGAAGCAAGGAGAAGTTTACTCCCTTACACAATTGACTGTAACATGATAATCTTACAATAAAAAGTTTTGATAAAAACAAAGTTTGTTATATAAATGAAGTGAAATAGTATGAAAATAGTGTGTTATATAAAGTAGGGAGtatgtaaataaaattaataaagattATTATAAATGTTGAAGCTATTTAATTaatacaaaatctcattgaagacggcgatatccgtcacaaacttgaaACAGATATCATTTCCTCTTACAAAATACTCATGAGAGGTGGGTGGGAAGCACATAGAGGTGTCTCACcttatcccctctcccttttgtgagaggtcttcagtttgtgacgggattagcccgtcacaaacaagacgctttgtttaattaattaacaaaaagaaGTGTGAAAACGAGTAGTGAAATGGTAAGAGATCTAGAAGTGAGGTGGGTTAGTCTGTTTATCAACAAAGTTAGGGACTTCCACTTGACTTGCACTTCCAAAATATACTAGAAGTACTTCATTCTAGATCTTCTTCCACCTTTTCTCACTTAGAATTCACAAAATCAGTCAGAAGAAGATGGGACTAAGCAACAACATAACAGCAGTACTCAACTTCATAGCACTCCTATGCTCTTTTCCCATAATAGCCTCAGGTCTATGGCTAGCTTCCAAGCCAGATAATGAATGCGTCCATTTATTCAGGTGGCCTGTCGTGATACTGGGATTCCTGATAATGGTAATTTCTTTAATGGGTTTCATAGGTGCTTACTGGTACAAGGAAGGTGTGTTGGGTGTTTACCTTTGTTGTATGGCCATCCTCATCACTTTGCTCCTCATCCTTCTTATCTTCGCCTTCGTGGTTACCCGTCCTGATGGCTCCTACTGGGTCCCCCCTGCCCGCGGTTACAAGGAGTATCACCTGCAGGGGTTCTCTACCTGGTTGAGGGACCATGTTGCTAGTGATGATTATTGGCCTAACATTAGGAATTGTTTGACTGATACTAATTTCTGTGCCAAGCTTAATACTAGTCCCTATATGGCTTCCCCTCAATACTTCTTTGCTCATATGTCGCCTCTCCAGGTATATATGCAACACTTACCTAATTCTATCAACTTGAAAATAGAATTTAAGTTATATATATCCTGGCATGAAAATAGTTAGTACAAGTAAGTAAGGTCATTACAGTGTTGCCAGTCTAATTAAATATTAGTCCTTGGAGATAACATTGCTAGTTGAAGAGCAACAAGATTGGATGGATAATCATTGGGTTTCTGGAGTATCTGCTAAAGCTGCATTTCTGACCAACTTTGGCAGACTTATCAAAACACTAAACAAGTACTCCTAACTAACATAGGCAGTCTTCTTCATATACTTCAATTAAAATGCAAGAACAAGTCATGAGATAATGGGAGTCAACAAGTCTTATATTTAATGATTACTAAGTAGTAATTGATTATGTATGTTGTATAATAATCTAGATCTACTTCATCAGAAATTGGGACCTACAATTGCAGTGTATAGTGTATACCTAAATGGAACTTCATGTGGCCGACCTTTGCTACTCATTAATCAATTGTGGTCCACTACTACTACTAGTTGTTGCAATGTCTCTTCTTAGTGAAAAGCCAGCACTATTACTCATGTTTAAGCATGCCACCTACCTCAGATCCCGAGCCAATTATTAAGCTCCATTGGTTTTAACACGCATTATTAGGAGGATTAGTGCTAACAAAAAACAAAGTGACGGGGTTTTAGTAAATGGTACAATCCCACCAAATTACGCTTTTCTTCTTATAAGGGATAGTGTTTTCCATGCTCCTCTATGTAAATCGAGTCTCGACTCTAAGAATTTCACCCCCAACAAGGCAGCAACGATtcctagtagtagtagtagtagtattagtAGTATTTTTCCTAGCATGTTCCCATGTGAAAGTGTAAGTTATGTCAATTTCAAAAGTAGGAACATAAATAACAAAAGAAAGTGTCATTTTCAACAAGGGAATCATCTTTATGAAAGTATTACAAGACTAGGATAATTCAATAAtataacaacatgatatgggttgtCTTGATATTAGAATAGAATTATAGAAAGCAAATTATTGTTTGCCAGCTGAGGCATGTCATCCAATAACCAAATTTCCTCTCAGCTCTAGATAAGTTAAAACTGGAAAAGGGCTTGTCAGTGGGAGTTGGTGCAGTATTTCATACTGTTGAATACACATTAAGTGATTAGCCATAAATCATGTTGCCCACTCAAGGATATCAATATACTTCCTTTTTGGTGTAAAGAGAGAGGTATAAGGGTAGTTTTGATGCTGATGGGTTTCAAACTCAGGTTATGCTACAACCACTAAATAACTCTACCCGTTAATCTAGCTTACATTTGCAATTTCCTATTATTTTGCTAATGCGTGAATCTGTATTCTTGGTTTTTATTATCACCTAAAATTCCAAACCAAATTAAAGCCCCCAACAGCATGCATGTGGATACCAGTATGTGATTGTGGAACCAAGGTAATATGCTCTTATTTGTCTGGTTTGTTGTTACAGTCAGGATGCTGTAAACCCCCAACAGCATGTGGATACCAATATGTAAACCCAACAATGTGGATCAACCCAGCAAATCCTACAGCTGACCCGGACTGCTCGTTATGGAGCTCTGACCCAAGCATGCTATGCTATAACTGCAGCTCTTGCAGGGCTGGGCTTCTAGGAAACCTAAGGAATGAATGGAGGAAGGTGAACATCATCCTCATTGTTACAGTGGTGGTCCTCATCTTTGTATATGTGATCGCTTGCAGCGCATTCCGTAATGCACAGACCGAGGACCTCTTCCGCCAGTATAAGCAGGGCTGGGCTTAGGATTTCTTATCAAAGTGCTCAATTTTGTATATATTAATAATCTAATGTCTTTTAAGTGTGTTTGATAGAATTAAGATAAACAAGTATGTTAGTGCGCTCTTCATAATGTTACACACTGAGAAGAAATTATGAAAATCAGGCTTTTATAGGTAGTATGTATAGTACTCCGTATTAGATTCCATTTGGTTTTTCAAAGTGGATAACATTTGTATTTGCTCCAAATTCCAATCATATTATAAGATGCAAGTTTTATCAGCAATCTCGTACATAAGTTCCTTTACTGAATCTTCTCATTCTCTCATTGCTACTATTATGTTCTTATTCACTCGATTTTGTACAAGCACCTTAATTCAACTGCTATCAATTACTAGTCAAATACACAACACCAAGTAAGTCATAATGGTAAGGAATGTCTAACCTTGAAAATGCCGACTGAGGCCATTAGTAGAATTACTTGGAGGCGATACTCTTTAAGCGAACAACTTTTGAAACTCCTCTGCATCAATAGATAACAAAAACTGTCTTACTCCAAACTGTCCATGAACAAGAACATTTCATTCTGCCACCTGTTTGGGGTCACCAAAATACATGAATGCGCAATACTGGCTACACTGATGCGACACTAGCATTAGAGTACTTCCCGACATTCCGTAAAAACTAGTCACAGTTTAGAACCTGTGAAATAAACAAAGTAGCAGCAAGGGACTTTAGTCTGGAGCTGTGGAGCATAGTACAGAAATTGTAGACCAGTTTTCAGAAAACACTGCTTCTTGAGTggatttaattgattaattaatgatGGCAATGATTCAGAAACTATCGACCAATTTTCAGAACACACTGCTTCTTGGCTGGATTTTTAGCCTGGAGGCTGGAGCATAGTACCGGAAACTCAAAGACTCATGTTTTAAACAGACAGACCATAAAATCTCTACTATGTTCCTATAATATGTTTGCTTGCTTTGAAAACAATTAGATGTGATGATACTTGGTATAGTGTCACTATggcgcatatatatatatatatagagacaAATAAGCGAGTTTGAGAAGTTTACAACAGACTGATTTGGAACGTAAGGCGTTGCAGATCTAGCAGAGGGGTGCCCTTGGCCTGCAAAAATAGCAAAGAAGTGAGAATAAAGTGGCAGCCCATCTGAGAAGTAAGAATAATACAATTTCTGATGAGGCTTTTAAGTCTAAAACAGCTCGTTTCATTCATATTTATaagcaaaacaacaaaaacaaggcAATATAAGATCACAAGAGTTACATGTTTTCTTCATTTCATAGTATTGTTTGTTTACTTATTTCATTTACAACACATGAACAAAACACACCACACACCAATATTATATTTCGATTGCACACATCAAGCAAAAGCCAACACACTAATTAAACTAGCCATCAGGTGTATCCATAACAGGAAGAGGTGGGATGCTCTGCTCATGCATAAACAAGTTCTGTGGGTCAACCTTTGTTTTAATCTGGACCAACCTATCATAATTATTCTTGTAGTACATAGCCCCCCACGGACTGGCCTGTATAAAGCTAGCATTCCCATTTTTGTCCATACCCAAATCGAGATCCCGATAGTTCACATATGCTTGTCTAGGGAACGACGACACATACGGGGTCATATAGTTATGTACTTGCCTAATCCATTCCATATGCCTACTTTCACTAGCACTCCCATCTTGCCATGATACCACGTATTGAATCATGCATATGGTCCCATTTCTGTGAGGAAACGGTATTTGAGATTCCGGTATCTTACTCATCATACCACCATAAGGATTCCAAATCATTAGTGACCCATCATCTTGCACGAACCGTTTCCATAGACCTTCAAGGCCAGCTTCTGGGACAGGATCTGTTAGAAAATCCGACTTGGCCTTGAAGTAATTTATGAAGGCAGGCTTCGCTTGGAGTAGTATTTCTGGTTTTGTACCAGGTGGGTTATTGGCAATGTAAAGGACTGATTCTATCCAACTCACTTCAGAGAGATCTTTTTGCTGTAATCCCAATTCAGGGAAATCGCGTTGAGTTATTTTCAGTAACTCATTCCCTTGTCCAAGAAACAAGGCCTGGAATATACCGATTACAGTTTTATCACCTTGCTGGTTTTTGGTGGGCTGTAAGATTACTCTGATAAAGAGATTTTCATCAATTTTGGGAGCAACTTGTTGCCACTTGTACAAGGTTTTTGTCAAACCTTGCTCCAAGGTTTTTACAACAGAAAACACCGTCACTTTTTCTGGTACCGGGACCAAACTAATCTTCCACGCCAGAATTATTCCAAAGTTACCACCTCCACCTCCTCTAATTGCCCAAAATACATCCTCTCCCATCGCCTCTCGGTCAAGCACTTGACCATTGGCATCAACCATTCTTACATCAATGGCATTGTCGGCTCCAAGACCATATTTTCTCATCATAGAACCATAGGCTCCTCCAGTAATATGGCCTCCGACACCCAAGCTAGTACATAAACCAGCAGGGAAACCATGGGTCTTGCTCTCCAGAGAGATCCTGTAGTAGAGCTCACCTATGGTAGCCCCCGCCTCCACCCATGCACTATTATCTTCAATATCAACTGTGACCATCCTAAGTTTGGCCAAGTCAAGTATAACAAAGGCATCCTCCATCTCAGACGCATATGAGACCCCTTCATAGTCATGGCCTCCACTACGAAGCCTAAGCTGAACTCCGAGCTTTCTCGCACATGTAACCGCAGCCTGGACATGGGATTCATGTGTTGGCATCACAATTAAAGCCGGCTTTTTAACAGAAGGCATCAAATACCTCAGGTTCAGGGCTGTGGATTGAAGGACAATAGAAAAGGAAGAGTTAGCTGGAGAGTAACATGATGGTGGAAA encodes the following:
- the LOC141639166 gene encoding uncharacterized protein LOC141639166 isoform X1; the encoded protein is MCVIVKMHKLYSFVVSFLFVAVTIHGVTGGTMLSGTVFCDQCKDGQLSVFDYPLSGMKVAMVCPGSDGQMIMVEECTTNMLGNYGFTFPGTPDLTRCYTQIVSANSNSCGAATGPPKTARLMFTMFDMAIYTVDPLISQPAQPMSYCSTSSSPTTHSPPPLTVGSSSPVSPSTPPREFSPIFRLPPIPGLPPFPSSPFLQQTACSYKKWMMGKYKCKWGAMKPEMRVGLVLSPLAGNKYGRDMTLYKGLQGRGDPYKTLLREAITSLLNSYNNFDFPYNAFQVVTHFNAALAGSNTTVLVTALRFKRANSGGHAQIPCNLTSCHST
- the LOC141639164 gene encoding eukaryotic translation initiation factor 4B3-like; its protein translation is MAATVSSVWSKPGAWALDSEQHEDELNSQHQLDLSAAAKLPSPPAADFPSLSAAVTTTKPKKKSKQTLSLAEFSNYKPPSASASADIVLPTGPRERTAEEIAESRRGGFRNYGGAERGDRDRPRVSREDRGDMGSSRADDADDWSKSKKLPSFGSAASDRDSGFSRADEVDDWSKGKKFGAERGERREKMGFFGSSRADDVDNWATTKRPTGPGAEVDTWGATRRDRKVGFEATGPGADVDNWVKNKDIASASASASGGGGRPRLNLQPRTLPVVADNKVSGVEVVEGGKPKGNPFGAARPREEVLKDKGQDWKEIEEKLEAVKMKDSSSFDSIGRRRGFGLAANRPDASADDRTSVRAWRKPDSISNAAAPSTTPLPSAETGEKGDEISGSIEKASEDN
- the LOC141639170 gene encoding tetraspanin-2-like, with protein sequence MGLSNNITAVLNFIALLCSFPIIASGLWLASKPDNECVHLFRWPVVILGFLIMVISLMGFIGAYWYKEGVLGVYLCCMAILITLLLILLIFAFVVTRPDGSYWVPPARGYKEYHLQGFSTWLRDHVASDDYWPNIRNCLTDTNFCAKLNTSPYMASPQYFFAHMSPLQSGCCKPPTACGYQYVNPTMWINPANPTADPDCSLWSSDPSMLCYNCSSCRAGLLGNLRNEWRKVNIILIVTVVVLIFVYVIACSAFRNAQTEDLFRQYKQGWA
- the LOC141639167 gene encoding monolignol oxidoreductase AtBBE-like 15 isoform X1, whose amino-acid sequence is MPSHTLKTVPILLILITYASWGSAILFEDNFLQCLHGNIASYALFPPSCYSPANSSFSIVLQSTALNLRYLMPSVKKPALIVMPTHESHVQAAVTCARKLGVQLRLRSGGHDYEGVSYASEMEDAFVILDLAKLRMVTVDIEDNSAWVEAGATIGELYYRISLESKTHGFPAGLCTSLGVGGHITGGAYGSMMRKYGLGADNAIDVRMVDANGQVLDREAMGEDVFWAIRGGGGGNFGIILAWKISLVPVPEKVTVFSVVKTLEQGLTKTLYKWQQVAPKIDENLFIRVILQPTKNQQGDKTVIGIFQALFLGQGNELLKITQRDFPELGLQQKDLSEVSWIESVLYIANNPPGTKPEILLQAKPAFINYFKAKSDFLTDPVPEAGLEGLWKRFVQDDGSLMIWNPYGGMMSKIPESQIPFPHRNGTICMIQYVVSWQDGSASESRHMEWIRQVHNYMTPYVSSFPRQAYVNYRDLDLGMDKNGNASFIQASPWGAMYYKNNYDRLVQIKTKVDPQNLFMHEQSIPPLPVMDTPDG
- the LOC141639167 gene encoding monolignol oxidoreductase AtBBE-like 13 isoform X2: MTYTLCQVYHAVSIKSLRSRATAKALNLRYLMPSVKKPALIVMPTHESHVQAAVTCARKLGVQLRLRSGGHDYEGVSYASEMEDAFVILDLAKLRMVTVDIEDNSAWVEAGATIGELYYRISLESKTHGFPAGLCTSLGVGGHITGGAYGSMMRKYGLGADNAIDVRMVDANGQVLDREAMGEDVFWAIRGGGGGNFGIILAWKISLVPVPEKVTVFSVVKTLEQGLTKTLYKWQQVAPKIDENLFIRVILQPTKNQQGDKTVIGIFQALFLGQGNELLKITQRDFPELGLQQKDLSEVSWIESVLYIANNPPGTKPEILLQAKPAFINYFKAKSDFLTDPVPEAGLEGLWKRFVQDDGSLMIWNPYGGMMSKIPESQIPFPHRNGTICMIQYVVSWQDGSASESRHMEWIRQVHNYMTPYVSSFPRQAYVNYRDLDLGMDKNGNASFIQASPWGAMYYKNNYDRLVQIKTKVDPQNLFMHEQSIPPLPVMDTPDG